GGTCGTCGCGATCGCCGTCACGGTGCCGTGGCAGCCTGGCGACCCCGCGGCGACGGCGCGGCGCGAGCTCGGCGCGTTCCGCCGTCCCGCGGTGTGGTTCGCGCTCCTCACCGGTTCGATCGGCTTCACGGGCTTCTTCGCGGTGTACAGCTACGTCGCGCCGCTGACGACCGAGGTCACGGGCCTTCCGGAGACATGGGTGCCGTTCGCACTCGTGACCCTCGGCCTCGGCATGACGGTCGGCAATCTCGCGGGCGGATGGGCGGCCGACCGCGGCGTCCTGCGCGCACTCTTCCTGTGCTTCGGCGTGTTCGCCGTCGCGCTCCTCGGCCTCGCGCTCACGGCGCAGACGCTCGTCGGGCTCTTCGCGTTCCTGTTCGGCGTCGGGGCGGCGGCGGCCGCGCTCTCGCCCGCGATCCAGACGCGGCTCATGGACGTCGCGGGCGACAGCCAGACGCTCGCCGCGGCCGTCAACCACTCGGCGCTCAACATCGGCAACGCGCTCGGCGCAGCCCTCGGCGGGGCCGTCATCGCGGCGGGCTGGGGCTACGTCGCGCCGACGTGGCTCGGCCTCGCGATGTGCGCACCCGGCGTGCTCCTGGCCCTCGCTGGAACGTGGGTGACCGCATCCGCCGCTCGCCGCGCAGCGGGAGCCACGACCGCGTAGCGGGAGGCGTTTCTCCCGCCGTCGTGTCGCGGCTCCAGCCGCGCCACGGGACCGATCAGAAGGTGCCGGTGGGGGCGTCCTGGATGAGGATGCCGTCCTGGATGGCGCGGCGACGCAGGGCGACCTTCGTGCCCACGTCGATGCCGGCCACGCGGTACTTCTCGCGGATGCGCTTGAGGTAGCTCTTCGCGGTCTCCTCGGAGATGCCGAGCTGGAAGGCGACCGACTTGACTGGCTCGCCGCCGCCGTAGAGCGCCATGACGCGGCGCTCCTGTGCCGAGAGCTTCGGGGCGCCCCCGATGTCGCTCGCGTTGATCGCGAGGTCGAGCTCGGCGGAGATGAAGCTCTCGCCCTGCGCGGCGGCGCGGATCGCCTCGACGATCATCGCGGCATCCTCGCTCTTGACGAGGTAGCCGAGCGCGCCCGCGGCGAGGGCCTCCCGCACGACGTTCGGCTCGGAGTACGTGCTCATGAGCACGACGCGCACGCCCGTCGACTTGAGGGCCGAGATCTTGACGGCGACCGGGATGTTGTCCTTGAGATCGAGGTCGAGCAGCACGACGTCGACGGGGAAGGCCGGGTGCGTGAGCAGCTCGGGCCACGTTGCGAGCTCGGCGACGACGTCGATCTCATCCGACGCGCTGCGGATCCAGTTCGCGAGACCGCTCAGGATCATGCGGTGGTCGTCGACCACGGCGAGTCGGATCGGGGCGGCCATTCGGTCTCCTTCGGAGGTACGGGGGGGGTTCAGACGTCGGCGGGGTTGTCTACCGCCGCCTCGATATCGACGCGGAGGCTTCCACCCTCGGTGGAGTCAGAGTATCGCCCGACTCGACCGAGAGCGGCCCAGATCGAGGGATCGACGCGATTCCGCCGGATGCCGGAGCTCGTGATCGTGATCGGCACGATGATCTTGTGGTCGGTTCGGGGCGTGCCCGTGGGGGCGAGCGGTCCGAGCTGGATCGTGATGCTGCGGTTGAGCGCGGCCTTCTTGCGCGTGTCGCTTACGAGCATCCACGCCGCCGACAGGAGGCCGTCGCGCTGCGGGGCGTCGAGCAGCCCCGCGAGGGCGGACTTGTCGACGAGCGTCACGGAGCGGCCGAGCAGCTCCGACTCGCTCACGGCGTGATAGAGCCAGGTCTCGCGTCGGCCCTCGATGAGGTGCAGCCGCAGCTCGGTCGCGAGGGATGCCGCGAGCGAGGCCGTCTTCGGCGTGAGGGGGAGGGCGGTCTTCTTGGTCGCGATCGAGTCGAGGAGGCGTTCGGCGGCGAGGTCGAGGCGCGCGAGCTCCTCGGAGGCGAGCATGCCGACCGCGTAGCGCGGAGCCGAGACGTTGCTCTGCACGAGCACGCGGTCGAGCTCGAGCTGCACCATGCGGCGGTAGCCCTGCACGACGGTGACGCCGATGACGGCGGGCAGCACGGCGAACGCGATGGCGGCGAGCTGGGGCGCGAGGTGGTCGGCGTCGAACGGGGTACCCGGCGGCGTGTTGATGAAGATCGCGACCGCGAGCCCGAGCCCGAGGGTCCCAGCGGCGATGAGCAGCTCCGCGGCCCCGCGTTGCGTGACGACGAGCAGAAGCGCGGCGCCCGCGGCCGTCGCGGCGGTGAGCGTGCGCCCGAGGTCATGGAGGTCCCAGACGGCGATGACGTCGAGCACGACGGTCGCCGCGATGCCCGTGAGCACGAGCGCGAACGTCCAGGTCGGCATCGTGTCACCGCCGACGCGGGAGGCGATCGCCGTGCCCGCGATGACGAGGATGAGCACGCCCCACGCGGATGCGGCCGCCCCCGGCACGGGGTAGCGGTCCCAGAGCGCGACGAACCAGCTGAGGCCGTACACGGCCCGCAGCACGACGAGCACGTCGGCGCCGAGGGCGAGGAACGAGGATCCGAGGCTCGGACGGGCGCCCGCGCGGCCGAGGCGCTTGGCGGTCTTCGAGACCGCGCGCGCGGCGTTGCCGACGACGATGCCGAGGGTGTTCTCCTCGGGGATGCCGGCGGTCATCGGGGCACCTCCAGCACGACGGTCGTGCCCGCGCCGGGTGAGGAGAACAGGCGCGCGTTCCCGCCCACGTCGCGCAGACGCGCCACGACCGACTCCGCGAAGCCGAGCTTCGCCTCGTCGATGTCGGCGATGTCGAAGCCGATCCCGGCATCCGTCACCATCGCGCGCACGGTGGTCTCGTCGTCGGTGATCGTCACGTGCGCCTCGGTGACGCCCGAGTGCCGCCGCACATTCTCGAGGCACTCGGCGAGGGCGAGCAGGAAGGCGTCGAGCACCTCGCTCGGCAGCAGCACCTGGCCTGTGCCGTGCCAGCTGACCGTGAGCCCCATCCGTCCGAAGCGCTGCTTGACCGACTCGAGGGTGCGGCCGAGCACGGGCTCGGGCTCGCCGCCCGACTCGAGCTGGTAGCTGCCGGAGGCCTGCGGCGTCGGGGTGGAGCCGAGGCGAAGCTGGCGCAGGAGGCGCGCGTCCTCGGCGGCCTGCTCGCGGAGCGCCTGCGGCGTGACCCCGACGCCCGAGTGGGCCAGCAGCGTGAGCGTCGCGAGGACCGTGTCGTGCAGGAGGCGCGCCGACTGACGGCGCTGCGCCTCGAGCTCGCTCGCCTGCCGCTCGGCGCGGTGCGCGCGGCCGATGCTCGCGATGCGCTTGCTCACCTGCGGCACACCCGCGGTCACCCAGAGACCGATGCCCGCGGCGAGGATCCAGCCGAGCAGAAGGAGCCCCGCGGTGCGCAGCGAGGCCTGCGACTCGGGCGTCACGAGCAGGAGCGTCGCACCCGCGACGCCGAGGAACGCGACGCCGAGGCCGATGACGCGCCAGACGGTGCCGGTGAGCACGATCGCGACCGATGCGAGCGACCCCGACACGAGCAGCTGCATGGCCGTCATGCCGCCCTCGCCGAGGGCGTGCGAGCCGAATCCCGTCGCGGCGGCCACGATGCCGAGGCCCGCCGCGAGGGCGAGCACGGCCCACGCGGGGTTGCGGCTCACGCCGACGACGAATTGGGCGCCCGCGAGCACGAGGTAGAGCACGCCGCCGATCACGAGGGCCGTCGTCGTGGGGGCCGCGCCCGGCAGGACGAAGCACAGGGCGGAGGCGAGCGTGAAGCCGAGACCGTACACGCGCGCGCCGCGCTGCAGTACGCGGTCGCGTTCCTTGGCGATCAGATCCATCGGGCACACACCACCGGTTCGGGCGACCGGGGCCTCCTTGGCACCATCGTGGCAGATCGCGGCACCCGAATGGGGGGAGGACGGGGCCGCGTGTCTCCGCTCAGGCCTCGAGGAGGCGCGCGAGCTCGGCGCCCACGAGGGCGTCCTCGATGAGGAACGCGTCGTGGCCGAACGGCGAGGAGATGACGACGGGTTCGGGGCCGCTCAGGCTGTTCGGCAGGTGGCGCGCGATGACGCGCTGGCCAGGCACGGGGAAGAGGCGGTCGCTGTCGATGCCGAGCACGAGGCCGAGGCCCGTCGCGCGACCGAGCGCCGCGGCGACACCCTCGCGGTCGCGGCCGATGTCGTGAGAGTTCATCGCGTCGACGAGCACGAGGTAGCTGTTCGCGTCGAAGCGGCGCGTGAACTTGTTGCCGTGGAAGTCGAGGTAGCTCTCGACGGCGAACCGGCCGCCGCCGCCCATGGGGTTGATGCCGCTCTGCCAGCTGCGCGCGAAGCGGTCGTCGAGCTCAGTGGGGGAGCGGTAGTTGAGCAGCGCCATGCGGCGCGCGAGCGCGAGGCCACGGTGGGGCCCCTCGCCGTCCTCGGCGTTGTAGTAGTCGCCGCCCGCGTATGCGGGGTCCATGCGGATCGCCTCGCTCTGCACCGAGTTGAGCGCGATCTGGTCGGCCGACGAGGTCGGGGGCGCCGCGAGCACAGCGAACTTCTCGACGCGGTCGGGGTGGCTCACGGCCCACTCGAGCGACTGCATGCCGCCCATCGAGCCGCCGATGACGACCGCCCAGCGCCGGATGCCGAGGGCGTCGCTCAGGAGCCGCTGCGCCTCCACCTGGTCGCGGATCGTGAGGTACGGGAATCGGGCGCCCCACTCGACCCCGTCGGGGGCGACGGATGCGGGCCCCGTCGAGCCCTGGCATCCGCCGAGCATGTTGGGGGCCACGATGAACCAGCGCTCGGGGTCGAGCACCTTGCCGGGGCCCACGAGACCCGACCACCAGCCGGCCGTCGGATGGCCGGGGGAGGCCGGGCCCGTGACGTGGCTGTCGCCGGTGAGCGCGTGCAGCACGAGCACGGCGTTGTCGCCCGCCTCGTTGAGCCGTCCCCACGTCTCGTAGGCGATCGTGACGTGCGGGAGGCTGCCGCCGCGCTCGAACTCCATGGGGCCGAGGGGCTGGAAGATGCGCTCGCCCGGGTCGTCGCCGATGCGCCACGCCCCGGATGCCGGGGGCTTCGCCGAGATCGCCCGGCGGTTGGACTCGGTGACGAACGCCGACGGTACGGCGTCCTCGGGTGTCTGCCAGTCCATCCCGCCATTCTCTCGGGTGCGCGGGACGTGTTACGCCACATCCGGCCTGTCGGGGCGTGGGCGCAGCCGAGGGGCCGGGCGCTCGCGCGCCCGGCCCCTCGACGCAGTGCGGCGGATTATCGCCGCGCGGATTCAGCGCTGGCGCGGCGCGCGGCGTCGAAGCCTGCCTGCAGGTCGGCCTTGAGGTCGTCGACGTTCTCGAGGCCCACCGAGAGGCGCACGAGGCCGGGCGTGACGCCCGTCGTGAGCTGCTGCTCGGGGGTGAGCTGCGAGTGCGTCGTCGACGCCGGGTGGATGATGAGGCTGCGCACGTCGCCGATGTTGGCGAGGTGGCTGAAGAGGCTCACGTTCTCGACGAGCGCGCGGCCGGCGTCGACGCCGCCCTTGAGCTCGAACGACAGCACCGCTCCGACGCCGCGCGGGGCGTACTTGTTGGCGGCCGCGTACCACGGGCTCGACGGGAGGCCGGCGTAGTTGACCGAGGCGACATCCGGGTGCTGCTCGAGCCACTCGGCGATCTCCTGCGTGTTCTGCACGTGGCGCTCGATGCGCAGCGAGAGCGTCTCGACGCCCTGGATGAGGCTGAACGCGCTGTCGGGCGAGAGGGCCGCGCCGGTGTCGCGCAGGAGCGTCACGCGCGCCTTGATGACGTAGGCGATGCCGTCGCCGAGCACGCCCGTGTAGCTCGCACCGTGGTACGAGGGGTCGGGCTCGGTGAGGCCGGGGAACTTGTCGACGTGCTGCGACCAGGGGAACTTGCCGCCGTCGACGATGAGACCCGCGATGACGGTGCCGTGACCGCCGAGGAACTTCGTCGCCGAGTGCACGACGATGTCGGCGCCGTGCTCGAACGGGCGGATGAGGTACGGCGTCGCGATCGTGTTGTCGACGATGAGCGGCAGGTCGTTCTCGTGCGCGATGCCCGAGACGAGCTCGATGTCGAGCACGTTGATGCGCGGGTTGCCGATGGTCTCCGCAAAGAACGCCTTCGTGTTGGGGCGCACGGCTGCGCGCCACTCGTCGGCGTCGTCCTGGTTCTCGACGAAGGTGACCTCGATGCCGAGCTTCGCGAGCGTGTACTTGAAGAGGTTGTAGGTGCCGCCGTAGATGGAGCTCGACGAGACGATGTGGTCGCCGGCGCTCGCGATGTTGAGGATGGCGTAGGTGATCGAGCTCGACCCGGATGCCGTGGCGAGCGCCGCGGTGCCGCCCTCGAGCGCCGCGATGCGGTCCTCGATGACCGCCTGCGTCGGGTTCATGATGCGGGTGTAGATGTTGCCGAACTCGGCGAGCGCGAAGAGGTTCTTCGCGTGGTCGGCGTTGTTGAAGACGTACGACGTGGTCTTGTAGATGGGCGTCGCGCGCGCGTTGGTGACCGGGTCCGGCGCCGCGCCGGCGTGGATCTGCAGGGTCTCGAACTTCCAGTCCGACATGGTTCGCTCCTCGTTCGGGTCGGCGGGCTCGATGCTCGCCCGCTTGCCGGGAACGTTACGTGCGCCCCGGTCACGCGGCAATTCCCGACGAAACGCCGCGTCACATCCGCTCGTCCGGGGGTCAGCCACGGCGGCGCGCGCCCGTCGGGTCGGTGCGGGATGCGGCAGCCGGCCTCTCGTCGCGGTCGACGAAGAGCCAGTTCGGCTTCGGCTCGATGAGCGGACGGAAGACCTTGCGCACCCACGGGCTCGCGAGCGCGACCGAGATCGCGAGCGACGCGAAGACCATCGTGAGCAGCCAGATCGCCGAGGAGTGGTCGTCCTTGAGCACTCCCGACTCGCGGATCGGGTACAGCACGAACGAGTGCAGCAGGTAGACGTACATCGTCGCCTGGCCGAAGCCCGTGAAGAAGGTGCCGCGTCGGGGGATGAGAGCGAGGAACGCCGCCGTGAGCAGCACCGCGAGGCCGATGAGCCCGAGGCGCAGGAGGCCCGCCCACCACTCGGGCTCGCCGAGCGCCTGGTACGAGTCGTCGTAGAAGAACCAGAACCGCAGGTCGAAGGCGCGGAAGGCCTGGATGTTGACGATCACGACGCCGAGCCACGCGAGCAACACGCCGATCGCCACGAGCCGCCCGCCCCACACGGCGCCCGTCGGCAGGTGCCGCCACCGGTCGACGATGCCCCACGAGCGCAGCTTCCAGCCGAGCACGAAGAACGGGAGGATCCCGATCGCGCGCGAGAGCGAGAACGTCGAGTCGACGTTGGCGAGGTAGCCGACCCCGACGGATGCGACGACGGCCCACAGGAGCGGCCAGCGCAGGAGCGCGAGGTAGGGCAGCACGGTGCGGAAGATCGCGAGGGCGAGCAGGAACCACAGCGTCCAGTGCGGCTCGCTCGGGTTGAAGGCGTTCTTGCCCTCGACGAGCCACTGCACGAGCGACCAGATGCCCTGCATGATGACGTAAGGCAGAACGATGTCGGTGAGCACGCGGCGCATCTGGCGGATGCCGGGCGGTGTCGCCTTGGAGAAGAACCCCGACACGATCGCGAACGCGGGCATGTGGAACGCGTAGATGAACAGGTAGAGCGTGAGCGCGTTGTCGGAGTCGCTCGTCTGCCGCTGGATCGCGTGGCCGATCACGACGAGCACGATGCACGCGAAGCGCGCGTTGTCCCAGAACGGCACGCGCACGCGCGGCTTCGTCGGCACGGACGCGGTGTCGGTCATCCGTCCAGCGTAGGTGCGCATCCCCAGGTGGGCGAGGAGCGCCCGTGCAGCGGACGCGTCTCGAGACCGCGGGCGCGCCGGTACCGTGAGGGCATGGCATATCGCGTGGTCGTGACAGGGGCGAGCTCGGGCATCGGGGAGGCGACGGCGCGACGGTTCGCCGCGCACGGCTGGGACGTCATCGGCGTCGCACGTCGCGCCGAGCGTCTCGACGCGCTCGCGGCGGAGGGCGTGCTCACGCCGATCGTGGCCGACATCACGGTCGAGGAGGATGTCGCGCGCGTGCGCGCCGAGGTCGAGGCGGGCGGTCCGCTCCACGCTCTCGTCAACAACGCCGGCGGCGCGCTCGGCACCGAGAGCGTCGAGGACGCGATCCCCGACGACTGGCGCGCGATGTACGAGGTCAACGTGATCGGCACCCAGCGGATGATCGCGGCGCTGCTCCCGGCGCTGCGGACCGGCTCGGTCGAGCGCGGCTCCGGCGACATCGTGGCGGTCACCTCGATCGCGGGCCACACCGTCTACCTCGGTGGCGGCGGCTACAACGCCGCGAAGCACGCGCAGCACGCGCTCATGGCGGTGCTCCGTCTCGAGCTCGGGGGAGAGCCGCTGCGCGTCGTCGAGATCGCGCCGGGCATGGTCAAGACCGACTTCTCGCTCGTGCGCTACCGCGGCGACCAGGAGGCCGCCGACGCCGTCTACGCGGGCGTCGAGAATCCGCTGCGCCCCGAGGACATCGCCGAGGCGATCGTACACGCCGTCGAGCTGCCGAGCCACGTCGACCTCGACCTCGTCGTCGTGAAGCCCGTCGCCCAGTCGGCCGTGCGCACGATCCACAAGGGCGCGCTCGCACCCAAGGCGTAGCGGCGGCTCACGCGGCGGGCTCGACCTCCGGCAGCAGGTCCTCCTCGACGTCGGCGAACGCGAGCTTCGGCACGAAGAACAGCAGCACCATCGCGACGAGCGCGCCGCCGCCGCAGATCGCCCACACGGTCATGTAGCCCGCGAGGGGCGCGACGGTCGTCTCCGCGACATCCGCCGCGGCCGTCACGAGCACGACGCCGAACACGGCCGACGCGAACGCGCCGCCGATCGTCTTCGTCGTGTTCGTCATGCCGGATGCGACACCCGTCTGGCCCTGCGGCGCTGCGGCCGCCGCGGCCGCGGGGAGCGCCGCGACGAGGGCGCCCGAGCCGAGGCCCGCGACGACCATGTTCGCGATGACCTGCCACACCTCGAGGTGGAAGGGCAGGAAGGCGAGGTAGC
The Protaetiibacter sp. SSC-01 genome window above contains:
- a CDS encoding MFS transporter; translated protein: MSTSSLTAPVPTPAPSPSPLRVRLALLALALGGFGIGATEFVAMGLLPQIARDLLPAAWAASSDDAIAQSGTMIAAYALGVVVGAPTIAVFAARLPRRRILLGLAIAFTVGTAASALAPTFELVVLFRFLAALPHGAYFGIAALVAASLMGPGKRGQGVALVLSGLTVANVVGVPLITFLGQQAGWRVAYLAVAGIFALAVVAIAVTVPWQPGDPAATARRELGAFRRPAVWFALLTGSIGFTGFFAVYSYVAPLTTEVTGLPETWVPFALVTLGLGMTVGNLAGGWAADRGVLRALFLCFGVFAVALLGLALTAQTLVGLFAFLFGVGAAAAALSPAIQTRLMDVAGDSQTLAAAVNHSALNIGNALGAALGGAVIAAGWGYVAPTWLGLAMCAPGVLLALAGTWVTASAARRAAGATTA
- a CDS encoding response regulator transcription factor, with product MAAPIRLAVVDDHRMILSGLANWIRSASDEIDVVAELATWPELLTHPAFPVDVVLLDLDLKDNIPVAVKISALKSTGVRVVLMSTYSEPNVVREALAAGALGYLVKSEDAAMIVEAIRAAAQGESFISAELDLAINASDIGGAPKLSAQERRVMALYGGGEPVKSVAFQLGISEETAKSYLKRIREKYRVAGIDVGTKVALRRRAIQDGILIQDAPTGTF
- a CDS encoding sensor histidine kinase; the protein is MDLIAKERDRVLQRGARVYGLGFTLASALCFVLPGAAPTTTALVIGGVLYLVLAGAQFVVGVSRNPAWAVLALAAGLGIVAAATGFGSHALGEGGMTAMQLLVSGSLASVAIVLTGTVWRVIGLGVAFLGVAGATLLLVTPESQASLRTAGLLLLGWILAAGIGLWVTAGVPQVSKRIASIGRAHRAERQASELEAQRRQSARLLHDTVLATLTLLAHSGVGVTPQALREQAAEDARLLRQLRLGSTPTPQASGSYQLESGGEPEPVLGRTLESVKQRFGRMGLTVSWHGTGQVLLPSEVLDAFLLALAECLENVRRHSGVTEAHVTITDDETTVRAMVTDAGIGFDIADIDEAKLGFAESVVARLRDVGGNARLFSSPGAGTTVVLEVPR
- a CDS encoding homoserine O-acetyltransferase, which translates into the protein MDWQTPEDAVPSAFVTESNRRAISAKPPASGAWRIGDDPGERIFQPLGPMEFERGGSLPHVTIAYETWGRLNEAGDNAVLVLHALTGDSHVTGPASPGHPTAGWWSGLVGPGKVLDPERWFIVAPNMLGGCQGSTGPASVAPDGVEWGARFPYLTIRDQVEAQRLLSDALGIRRWAVVIGGSMGGMQSLEWAVSHPDRVEKFAVLAAPPTSSADQIALNSVQSEAIRMDPAYAGGDYYNAEDGEGPHRGLALARRMALLNYRSPTELDDRFARSWQSGINPMGGGGRFAVESYLDFHGNKFTRRFDANSYLVLVDAMNSHDIGRDREGVAAALGRATGLGLVLGIDSDRLFPVPGQRVIARHLPNSLSGPEPVVISSPFGHDAFLIEDALVGAELARLLEA
- a CDS encoding bifunctional o-acetylhomoserine/o-acetylserine sulfhydrylase, whose amino-acid sequence is MSDWKFETLQIHAGAAPDPVTNARATPIYKTTSYVFNNADHAKNLFALAEFGNIYTRIMNPTQAVIEDRIAALEGGTAALATASGSSSITYAILNIASAGDHIVSSSSIYGGTYNLFKYTLAKLGIEVTFVENQDDADEWRAAVRPNTKAFFAETIGNPRINVLDIELVSGIAHENDLPLIVDNTIATPYLIRPFEHGADIVVHSATKFLGGHGTVIAGLIVDGGKFPWSQHVDKFPGLTEPDPSYHGASYTGVLGDGIAYVIKARVTLLRDTGAALSPDSAFSLIQGVETLSLRIERHVQNTQEIAEWLEQHPDVASVNYAGLPSSPWYAAANKYAPRGVGAVLSFELKGGVDAGRALVENVSLFSHLANIGDVRSLIIHPASTTHSQLTPEQQLTTGVTPGLVRLSVGLENVDDLKADLQAGFDAARRASAESARR
- a CDS encoding acyltransferase family protein, with the protein product MTDTASVPTKPRVRVPFWDNARFACIVLVVIGHAIQRQTSDSDNALTLYLFIYAFHMPAFAIVSGFFSKATPPGIRQMRRVLTDIVLPYVIMQGIWSLVQWLVEGKNAFNPSEPHWTLWFLLALAIFRTVLPYLALLRWPLLWAVVASVGVGYLANVDSTFSLSRAIGILPFFVLGWKLRSWGIVDRWRHLPTGAVWGGRLVAIGVLLAWLGVVIVNIQAFRAFDLRFWFFYDDSYQALGEPEWWAGLLRLGLIGLAVLLTAAFLALIPRRGTFFTGFGQATMYVYLLHSFVLYPIRESGVLKDDHSSAIWLLTMVFASLAISVALASPWVRKVFRPLIEPKPNWLFVDRDERPAAASRTDPTGARRRG
- a CDS encoding SDR family NAD(P)-dependent oxidoreductase; protein product: MAYRVVVTGASSGIGEATARRFAAHGWDVIGVARRAERLDALAAEGVLTPIVADITVEEDVARVRAEVEAGGPLHALVNNAGGALGTESVEDAIPDDWRAMYEVNVIGTQRMIAALLPALRTGSVERGSGDIVAVTSIAGHTVYLGGGGYNAAKHAQHALMAVLRLELGGEPLRVVEIAPGMVKTDFSLVRYRGDQEAADAVYAGVENPLRPEDIAEAIVHAVELPSHVDLDLVVVKPVAQSAVRTIHKGALAPKA